Sequence from the Melioribacteraceae bacterium 4301-Me genome:
GCAGTGTTGTGAAGTAAAGTAAAAGAAGGCCGCCGCCAAATAAATATTTTGATACAAAAGCATAATTTTTTCTCCAATAGTAAGAAAGCAGTATTAATATAGATACCATAACATAACCAATAGCTATTGGGAATAATGGGGGGAGATTGTTATAAGGGAAGGTTAGAAGAAAAATTATTCCTAATGCTAAAATAACAATGCCGCTCTTTGCAAACCAAAATTGTCCAATTTGCAATTCAAGCTTATCAGTTTTATCAGAAGATTTAATTTGTAGAAATTGTGGAATTTTTATATCTGACTGAATCGAATAGTTTTCAAGATTAAGAAGGTTTTCTAAGCGAGAAATTCTTGATTCTAAATTTTTTAAATAATTTAAAATCTGGCTGAGGTTTATCTCATTTGAAGAAGCATCCATAATTAATATCCTTGGATGTTTATTTTTCTTCTTATTACAACTTCGCCTATTCTCTTAGCTAAAAGAAAAGGCTATAATTTATATTAATGCTTATAATTATTTTCTAAGAAAGTTTTAATGAGATAATCAGCCATAAATTCTGATTTGAAAATAATTTTATTGATGGGATAATGCAAGCTAAAAAATCAAAAAAAATTCAAGTAAAATGGATGCTTTGACTTTTTTGATTAAGAAAAAAGCGAAGCAGAGCTTAAAGTAAAAATTTTTTGAGGAGGGTTTTTTAGCTAAGAAAATCAATGATAGTAAACAGAAATTTTATTTAGTTCAGCCCGCTTCGCTTTTTAATGCTAAAAAGGAGAATTATTTATCAAGACTTTTATAAGTGAACCACCAATCGTATCCGTCTTTCACCTTTAATCTTTCTTCAGCACCTGTAACATCTTTAGGCGGAGGTATAATAACTTTATCACCAATTAATTCGTTATTAGGCCAATTTTCGGGCATAGCAACCTTGTTTTTGTCTGAAATTTGTAATGCCTTTAATGCCCTTAAAATCTCATCGATTTGTCTGCCAACTTCTTGTGGATAGTAAATCATTAGTCTTATAATTCCCTCAGGGTCAACAATAAAGACCGCTCTTACGGTATTTGTGCCTTTACTGGGATGGATCATTCCAAGTTTACTGCCGACTTTGCCCATATCATCAGCAATTACTGGAAAAGGTATTTTAACACCAACTTTCTCATTAATCCATTCAATCCATTTAATGTGAGAGAAAATCTGGTCAATTGATAATCCAATTAGTTCAGCATTCAGT
This genomic interval carries:
- a CDS encoding peroxiredoxin, whose amino-acid sequence is MEETRSGIPLLGEKFPSMEVQTTHGMMKLPDDMKGKWFVLFSHPADFTPVCTTEFIAFAKRSDQFKKLNAELIGLSIDQIFSHIKWIEWINEKVGVKIPFPVIADDMGKVGSKLGMIHPSKGTNTVRAVFIVDPEGIIRLMIYYPQEVGRQIDEILRALKALQISDKNKVAMPENWPNNELIGDKVIIPPPKDVTGAEERLKVKDGYDWWFTYKSLDK